gAGGTACTTCGAGATCTTGACCATACCTAGAGCACACTGAATTTCGAGAGACCCTTGGTAGCAGCATGGCGCCCTTGATCACGTTGGCTAAACTCTTCTATCCTTTGACTCTCTGAGAGTTCCCACCTAACCCCATCCCTCCCGCCGCAGACCCACCCACAGTACAACACAAAGTACGCCGTGAAGGATGACTACGCCGGCCTTAACTTCGGCGCCCAGGAGGCCCGCGACGGCTATGACACCCAGGGCTCCTACAGCGTGCTGCTGCCCGACGGCCGCCTCCAGACCGTCACCTACTACGTGAACGGCGACTCCGGCTACGTGGCCGAGGTCACCTATGAGGGCGAGGCACAGTACCCCGCGCAAGGATACGGACACCAGCCTTCCTACGGCCACGCCCCCGCCCTATCCTACTCCCCAAGATCATCCTACGGCTACTCCCCCAAGCCATCCTACGGCCACCACTGAACCCCATCCCAGCCTGCAGGTCGCCCCGCCCCAAACTGAAATACTCACACCCCGCGGGGCGGCCACTGGACCCCAAGGGCGCGGCAAcaacccttcccctcactcaccctaaatcctcatccctcccttcacgccgcacccgccccgccccccccccacccccctcactctTCACGCTGCTTCATCCTGGATTTGTATGCTTCTGTAAATAATAAACGAGCTGAATGAAAGTCACTCTATTTGTCTCTTTCTTAATAACTTATGAAATTATAGAATTTTCAGAGCTCGACATGTGAAGAAACACCAAGAGACTCGTATTACCCCTTAAATGACCAaagactttttctctctctaattatctactaactatctttctatctatctatagctcACGATAATATAGGGAGAACAGCTAGCACAGCGGATACTTGGATAGACGGATAACTATATTATGTATTTATCGTAATTCTACAGTTTCCTTAATCAAAATATTCCTTAATCAGAGACGGATGCATAAAAAAGGAGATGGCATTCGTAACGGCACCTATTCTTTACTCAGTCCCTCCTTTAGTCAGCGGCGCACAAAGGAAGGGTGTCACCCGGCCACGgcaccctccccccgcccccgtgTCTCACCTATATTACTCGACCGGCCACCTATATCACCGCTGAAAAGTATGAGTGATAAATAATGTGGGTGTCTATAGATTCTCCTCATGTAGCCCGATCCTCAGATTTATGCAATACTTTATTATTACTGAAATCAGCGAAAAAATAGCAAGTATACAATAGGTACGAATTTTGGTCATTAACTTACATATTCGTATATTTTACCAATCTCTctaattttattctttatttgttaTTGCTTTTACTAGTTTTCTTATACCGAACAATCTTCTTTCCCCGTTTCCACATTTGCCTCAACTTAGAATATAACGTAATTTCCTGCTGCATTATTTCCTCATTCATCTCTTCATTTACTTGCGGGATAATGTGTCTTTTGCTTCTGCATGAACTTATTTTACACTAATTTGCTGCTACGCATTTTCCTCATTCCTACATACATTTGAGGCGTAATGATGCTCCGACTTTTAACTTAGgaactcctttctcctttcctgcatTACGCTAGTCTGCTATacggaaaaaaagtaaattctATTGTGAGATCAGTTATTTCCCGTTTTGCTGCTGGCTGCTCCCGAAACTAAATTATCTATAAAACCTTTCCCTTAACACTTGAGTAAATAGGTTCCTCATAATTTACTTTGCTATCAAAGGCaaagaataataaacaaaattgTCCGCAACACAATGCTTCAATAAACAAAAGACaggaaaagcaaataaaaagTATATAACGAATTTTGTTCGGGAAAAATGTCTCGACTGTTCCTTCTTCAAAGCCTCGAACAGCCATATTAATAACTCTCCCTTACTCTATTATACCGCGTGCTAATTATTAATTTTCAATGGTTGCCGTTGTTGTTCACGAAGCTCACAAATTTGAAAACTTCCTCGGTACGTAA
This window of the Eriocheir sinensis breed Jianghai 21 unplaced genomic scaffold, ASM2467909v1 Scaffold1869, whole genome shotgun sequence genome carries:
- the LOC126990654 gene encoding cuticle protein 7-like, producing the protein MSLQVVVVAVLSLVAAGANALPSNLPSYRAPAPSYHAPAPSYHAPRPTYAPKPSYTPKPSYAPRPSYHAPAQYADTHPQYNTKYAVKDDYAGLNFGAQEARDGYDTQGSYSVLLPDGRLQTVTYYVNGDSGYVAEVTYEGEAQYPAQGYGHQPSYGHAPALSYSPRSSYGYSPKPSYGHH